The following are encoded in a window of Centroberyx gerrardi isolate f3 chromosome 1, fCenGer3.hap1.cur.20231027, whole genome shotgun sequence genomic DNA:
- the sema6d gene encoding semaphorin-6D, which translates to MGQRAVLQLSELLLLLLLTASHTLLAVSFPEDNTPLDVVDAHYARQYPVFRGRPSGNESQHRLDFQLMTRIQDTLFIAGRDQVYLVTLRESYRNEIIPYRKLTWRSGQADREMCAVKGKHRDECHNFIKVLVPRNDDLVFICGTNGFNPMCRYYRLDNLEFDGEEINGLARCPFDSKQTNVALFADGKLYSATVADFQASDSVIYRSMGDGSALRTIKYDSKWLKEPHFLHAAEYGNYVYFFYREIAVEHNNLGKAVYSRVARICKNDVGGSQRVLEKHWTSFVKARLNCSVPGESFFYFDVLQSVTDIIDINGVPSVVGVFTTQMNSIPGSAVCAFSMADIEKVFRGRFKEQKTPDSVWTPFPEEKLPKPRPGCCAGHGPAESYKSSIEFPDDTLQFIKSHPLMDTAVPSIGDEPWFTKTRVRYRLTALAVDNGAGPYSNYTVVFIGSEAGVVLKVLAKTSSLSLNDSLLLEEIDVFNRAKCLSSREDDKRVLSLHVDKDTHSLYVAFSSCVIRIPLSRCERHSSCHKSCIASRDPYCGWKTHGACDRIQPGVLTGYEQDIEFGNTAHLGDCHAFLATTSAPDYKSFGDPTSDMEFSSAPVTGQPSGPIHPPVLIPTQSPGSGPDPELYGSGFVLQDDPATSHSLDSLPGGQEGVWEIQAGEANQMVHMNILITCVFAAFLLGALLAGLVVFCYRDSFLRKPRHVHKDAESAPSCSDSTGSFAKLNGLFDSPVKEYQPSIDSPKLYTNLLSNGKDLNTPNGDTKTMILRDGCQPPELAALPTPESTPVLQQKGLQPIKNQWERGHGKVSGSRKESNTSAKSPQYLPSSPPPPHSNSHHPHLALGHSHIPSAVVLPNATHDLTHLDIGDDTLPRSSEKKLKNTDSKGSRKDQKRSVDARNTLNDLLKHLNDSGANPKAILQEGSGPRPRQHLMLEPMEALTEMPPKVPSREASLYSPSSSLPRHSPTKRVDVPMPTTPTTPTGSLSMGGTLERQRGGYHLHRSASQRHSLSTSPNGVTMGVSVSRQHSMNRGGYMPPTPPSRLDSHGGAMGAGMHSPHPPSVSRQSSYSGHGSLPRTGLKRTPSLKPDVPPKPNGFSPQTSQMRVVNKYSY; encoded by the exons ATGGGCCAGAGAGCTGTGCTTCAGCTCagtgaactgctgctgctgctgctgctgacagcctcacacacactcctcgcAGTCAGCTTCCCCGAGGACAACACGCCCCTCGATGTCGTCGATGCACACT ATGCGCGGCAGTACCCCGTGTTCAGAGGCAGGCCCTCTGGCAACGAGTCGCAGCATCGCCTTGACTTTCAGTTGATGACCAGGATACAGGACACTCTGTTCATCGCTGGCAG AGACCAGGTGTACCTAGTGACTCTGAGAGAATCCTACAGGAATGAGATCATTCCTTACCGG AAGCTAACATGGCGATCGGGCCAAGCGGACAGGGAGATGTGTGCCGTCAAGGGAAAACACAGA GACGAGTGCCACAACTTCATCAAAGTGCTGGTTCCCAGAAATGACGACCTGGTCTTCATCTGCGGGACCAATGGCTTCAACCCCATGTGCAGATACTACAGG CTGGATAACCTGGAGTTTGATGGGGAGGAGATCAATGGATTGGCTCGGTGTCCATTTGACTCCAAGCAAACCAACGTTGCCCTTTTCGCTG ACGGGAAGCTGTACTCCGCCACAGTAGCAGACTTCCAGGCCAGCGACTCTGTCATCTACCGCAGCATGGGTGACGGATCGGCCCTGAGGACCATCAAATATGACTCCAAATGGCTGAAAG aaccTCATTTCCTGCATGCAGCGGAGTACGGGAATTATGTGTACTTTTTCTACCGAGAAATCGCAGTGGAGCACAACAATCTGGGCAAG GCTGTGTATTCTCGCGTGGCGCGGATCTGTAAGAATGACGTCGGCGGGTCTCAGCGCGTGCTCGAGAAGCACTGGACGTCATTCGTGAAGGCGAGGCTGAACTGCTCGGTCCCGGGGGAGTCTTTCTTCTACTTTGACGTGCTTCAGTCTGTCACTGACATCATCGACATCAACGGGGTCCCCTCCGTGGTCGGTGTTTTCACCACGCAGATGAACAG TATCCCAGGCTCTGCAGTGTGCGCCTTCTCCATGGCCGACATAGAGAAAGTATTCCGGGGCCGATTCAAGGAGCAGAAGACCCCCGACTCTGTGTGGACCCCGTTCCCAGAGGAGAAGCTGCCGAAGCCCCG GCCCGGGTGCTGTGCGGGTCACGGTCCAGCTGAGTCCTATAAGAGCTCCATCGAGTTCCCCGACGACACCCTGCAGTTCATCAAGTCCCACCCCCTCATGGACACGGCTGTGCCTTCCATCGGGGACGAGCCGTGGTTCACAAAGACACGCGTCAG GTACAGGCTGACGGCGCTGGCGGTGGACAACGGCGCGGGGCCCTACAGCAACTACACCGTGGTGTTCATCGGCTCTGAGGCCGGCGTGGTCCTCAAGGTTTTGGCCAAGACCTCGTCCCTGTCCCTCAACGACAGCCTGCTTCTGGAGGAGATAGACGTCTTCAACCGGGCCAA GTGCCTGTCTAGCCGCGAGGATGACAAGCGCGTCCTCTCGCTGCACGTGGACAAAGACACGCACAGTCTGTACGTCGCCTTCTCCAGCTGTGTCATCCGCATTCCGCTGAGCCGCTGCGAACGCCATTCCTCCTGCCACAA GTCCTGCATAGCATCGAGGGATCCTTACTGTGGCTGGAAGACTCATGGAGCCTGTGACCGGATACAGCCCGGTGTTTT gactgGATATGAGCAGGACATTGAGTTTGGAAACACTGCCCATCTGGGAGACTGTCACG CGTTTTTGGCTACTACATCAGCGCCAGATTACAAATCATTTGGCGACCCTACCTCTG ACATGGAGTTTTCATCAGCACCAGTCACTGGCCAGCCCAGTGGGCCCATACACCCCCCAGTACTCATACCCACTCAGAGCCCCGGCTCTGGGCCTGATCCAGAGCTCTACGGCTCAGGCTTTGTGCTGCAGGATGACCCAGCCACCTCCCATTCTTTAGACTCTCTCCCAGGGGGCCAAGAGG GCGTGTGGGAGATCCAGGCAGGTGAGGCCAACCAGATGGTCCACATGAACATCCTCATCACCTGTGTgttcgctgctttcctcctgggTGCTCTGCTCGCCGGCCTGGTGGTCTTCTGCTACCGAGACTCCTTCCTGCGCAAACCGAGACATGTCCACAAGGACGCGGAGTCCGCCCCGTCCTGCTCAGACTCCACTGGAAGCTTTGCCAAGCTCAACGGCCTCTTTGACAGCCCAGTGAAG GAGTACCAGCCCAGCATCGACTCTCCCAAGCTGTACACCAATCTGCTGAGCAATGGCAAGGACTTGAACACACCCAACGGTGACACCAAGACCATGATCCTGCGGGACGGCTGTCAGCCCCCTGAGCTGGCTGCCCTGCCTACGCCTGAGTCCACCCCCGTCCTGCAGCAGAAAGGCCTACAGCCCATCAAAAACCAGTGGGAGAGGGGTCACGGGAAGGTCAGCGGCTCCCGCAAAGAGTCCAACACGTCAGCCAAGAGCCCTCAGTACCTCCcttcctcgcctcctcctcctcactccaaCTCCCACCACCCTCACCTCGCCCTGGGACACTCCCACATCCCCAGCGCCGTTGTCCTACCCAACGCCACACATGACCTCACTCACCTTGACATTGGAGATGATACACTGCCACGTTCCTCGGAAAAGAAACTGAAGAACACGGACTCTAAGGGAAGTAGGAAGGACCAAAAGAGGTCTGTGGATGCCCGGAACACCTTGAATGACCTTTTGAAACACCTCAACGACTCTGGAGCCAACCCCAAGGCCATCCTTCAGGAGGGATCAGGGCCGCGCCCGAGGCAGCACCTCATGCTGGAGCCCATGGAGGCCCTGACTGAAATGCCCCCCAAGGTGCCCAGCCGAGAGGCCTCCCTGTACTCTCCCTCCTCGTCCCTGCCCCGGCACAGCCCCACCAAGAGGGTAGACGTGCCCATGCCCACCACGCCCACCACACCGACGGGCAGCCTGAGCATGGGGGGCACcctggagaggcagagaggggggtACCACCTCCACCGGAGTGCCTCCCAAAGGCACTCCCTCTCCACCTCACCAAATGGGGTAACCATGGGGGTGTCTGTGTCTCGCCAACACAGTATGAACAGAGGGGGTTACATGCCCCCAACACCCCCCTCCAGACTGGACTCCCATGGCGGAGCGATGGGGGCAGGAATGCACTcgccccaccccccctctgTATCCCGACAGAGCAGCTACAGTGGGCATGGCTCACTCCCCCGCACGGGGTTGAAACGGACCCCATCATTAAAGCCGGACGTGCCCCCTAAACCCAATGGGTTTTCACCACAGACTTCACAGATGAGAGTGGTCAATAAGTACAGCTATTAA